Proteins encoded within one genomic window of Lysinibacillus sphaericus:
- a CDS encoding hybrid sensor histidine kinase/response regulator, whose protein sequence is MLFLFVYTYWGQFLALQEFFKVDVGRKDMDTMRKQFDAFRADENAFTQTKAKQLDKTNSNLTTALFGILVLVSFIAIVIASGISRSIVKTITEVTQTIKEIAASKGNHRTRIHVKTNDEINALADATNELLDTLERREWLQANIAEIVTKYQGISAITKLAETFLSEMAQKTQSSFGAFYVREMHNNEVCFVKKASFADMGDKVGIDQFKIGQGLIGQCALEKRVFINHDVSQDYRLIGTGLGEAPPKSIFIFPIIFEDEVIAVVELATMKSYTALQQELVNQVIETFGLTVNSILGRMEIVRLLNESRAMTEELQVQSEELQTQSEELQMQTEELTMINEQLEERTKEAEMKTKELESAKKDLEDSAEQLVLNSNYKSQFLANMSHELRTPLNSILILSEMLSENGNDNLTEEEMEFARVIHSSGEDLLALINDILDISKVEAGKIEIIFDEVNMSELPMQIEQIFAPVAKKKNLELHISKAPNVVDIFYTDEKRFQQILKNLLSNALKFTEQGYVHLNIKQLDHQQLTSNMQEVSTEWLEITVSDTGIGIPKDKHQLIFESFQQADGATVRKYGGTGLGLSICKEFAKLLGGWVALQSEEGKGSSFTLTIPSLPNGLNTTAIDSAYVEVVATLEADDIVEEVEEQVEESYQVSPQEVEVFQGKNILIVDDDNRNIYALKAALEKRGMNILVAKDGLECLEIMETNNKIDLILMDIMMPNMDGYETMSIIRTKMKLTDLPIIALTAKAMSTDRDKSLEAGASDYISKPLNLDQLVSVLRVWLVSKGS, encoded by the coding sequence ATGCTTTTTTTATTTGTCTATACCTATTGGGGTCAGTTCCTAGCATTGCAAGAATTTTTTAAAGTAGATGTTGGACGCAAAGATATGGACACGATGCGAAAGCAATTTGACGCTTTCCGTGCAGATGAGAACGCATTTACGCAAACTAAAGCAAAACAATTAGACAAAACAAATAGTAATTTAACTACGGCATTATTTGGTATCTTAGTGCTTGTATCTTTTATTGCGATTGTTATAGCTAGTGGGATTTCACGTTCAATCGTCAAAACAATAACAGAGGTCACACAAACAATTAAAGAAATTGCCGCTTCAAAAGGTAATCATCGAACAAGGATTCACGTTAAAACGAATGATGAAATTAATGCGCTGGCAGATGCGACAAATGAGTTGTTAGATACACTTGAGCGAAGAGAATGGCTGCAAGCTAATATCGCTGAAATCGTTACAAAATATCAAGGTATTTCTGCTATCACGAAATTGGCTGAAACTTTTCTTTCAGAAATGGCGCAAAAAACACAATCATCCTTCGGTGCATTTTATGTGCGAGAAATGCACAATAACGAAGTCTGCTTTGTGAAGAAAGCGTCCTTTGCTGACATGGGAGACAAGGTTGGTATTGACCAATTTAAAATTGGACAAGGTTTAATTGGTCAATGTGCGCTTGAAAAACGGGTTTTCATTAATCACGATGTTTCGCAAGATTATCGTTTAATCGGAACAGGTTTAGGTGAAGCACCACCAAAGAGTATTTTTATTTTCCCCATTATATTCGAAGATGAGGTTATAGCTGTCGTAGAACTTGCGACGATGAAGAGTTATACAGCGTTACAGCAGGAATTGGTGAACCAAGTAATCGAAACATTTGGATTAACGGTCAATAGCATTTTAGGACGTATGGAAATTGTACGACTCTTAAATGAATCAAGAGCCATGACAGAGGAATTACAAGTACAATCGGAAGAGCTACAAACGCAATCGGAAGAGTTACAAATGCAAACAGAAGAGCTCACGATGATTAATGAACAGCTTGAGGAAAGAACAAAAGAAGCTGAAATGAAAACGAAAGAATTAGAGAGCGCCAAAAAAGATTTAGAAGATAGTGCGGAGCAACTTGTATTAAATTCTAATTACAAATCTCAGTTTTTAGCCAACATGTCCCACGAATTACGGACACCATTAAATAGCATTTTAATTTTGTCTGAAATGTTATCAGAGAATGGCAACGATAATTTAACGGAAGAAGAGATGGAATTTGCAAGAGTCATTCATTCTTCTGGTGAGGATCTACTTGCATTAATCAATGATATTTTAGATATATCAAAGGTTGAGGCTGGTAAAATTGAAATTATTTTTGATGAAGTAAATATGAGTGAATTGCCAATGCAAATAGAGCAAATCTTTGCGCCAGTAGCTAAGAAAAAGAATTTAGAATTGCATATTTCGAAAGCACCAAACGTAGTCGATATTTTCTATACAGACGAAAAGAGATTCCAACAAATTTTAAAAAATTTATTATCAAATGCATTGAAATTTACGGAACAGGGTTATGTACATTTAAATATTAAGCAGCTTGATCATCAACAACTAACATCTAATATGCAAGAAGTAAGCACAGAATGGCTTGAAATTACGGTATCTGATACGGGAATAGGTATTCCAAAGGACAAGCATCAGCTAATCTTTGAATCCTTCCAACAAGCAGATGGGGCTACTGTACGTAAATATGGTGGAACAGGTCTTGGTTTATCCATTTGTAAGGAATTTGCAAAATTACTTGGAGGTTGGGTTGCATTACAAAGTGAAGAAGGGAAAGGCAGTAGCTTTACGCTCACTATTCCAAGTTTACCTAACGGCTTAAATACGACAGCCATAGATTCCGCTTATGTTGAAGTGGTCGCTACACTAGAAGCAGATGACATTGTTGAAGAAGTGGAAGAGCAAGTAGAGGAAAGCTATCAGGTTTCTCCACAAGAAGTAGAAGTTTTCCAAGGGAAAAATATTTTAATCGTAGATGATGATAATCGCAATATCTATGCATTGAAAGCAGCGCTTGAAAAAAGAGGCATGAATATTCTCGTTGCAAAAGATGGATTAGAATGTTTAGAGATTATGGAGACGAATAATAAAATAGATCTTATTCTGATGGATATTATGATGCCGAATATGGATGGATATGAAACAATGTCTATTATTCGTACGAAAATGAAGCTTACTGATTTGCCAATTATCGCTTTAACAGCAAAAGCAATGAGTACAGATCGTGATAAATCTCTAGAAGCAGGTGCATCTGATTATATTAGTAAGCCGTTAAATCTAGATCAATTAGTATCGGTCTTACGCGTATGGCTAGTTTCTAAAGGGAGTTAA
- a CDS encoding SpoIIE family protein phosphatase, with product MTILLVDDNSVNLFVIEKILKNAGYDNCVSLSSAYELFDYLQLDAKNPAGTSVELILLDIMMPEIDGIEACKRIKQNEKFKDIQIIFVTALEDKNKLAEALDIGGVDYITKPINKTELLARIRVALRLKAELDWHMKQEMKIKYELDLATRVQRSLLSAPLTEDHIQIEVSYLPSSNLAGDMYYWYKINDHRYAVILLDMMGHGIPAALVCMFISSVLREAVKQLVEPELVIKELNRYMTLLQNAKEENIHYFTAIYIVIDTEQKTIEYVNAGHPAGYALVDETTLVPLNQGSCAVGFFEEIKVQKQTIQYQKDVQIVLYTDGVLEAMGPCEIESEKLLQKLTSNKWNYTQCLIDNLLPKEKQKNQPDDMCVLMIQAQAM from the coding sequence ATGACAATTCTTCTTGTAGATGACAATTCAGTCAATCTATTCGTAATCGAAAAAATTTTAAAAAATGCAGGTTATGATAACTGTGTATCTCTTTCATCAGCTTATGAGCTTTTCGACTATCTTCAGTTAGATGCAAAAAATCCCGCAGGTACTTCTGTCGAGCTGATTTTATTAGACATTATGATGCCTGAAATAGATGGTATTGAAGCTTGCAAACGGATAAAACAAAATGAAAAATTCAAAGATATTCAAATTATTTTCGTTACAGCATTAGAAGATAAAAACAAGCTTGCGGAAGCACTCGATATTGGAGGGGTCGATTATATTACAAAGCCCATCAATAAGACGGAACTTCTTGCAAGAATTCGTGTTGCTCTAAGATTAAAGGCTGAATTAGATTGGCATATGAAACAAGAAATGAAAATCAAGTATGAATTAGATTTAGCCACACGTGTACAACGCAGTTTACTAAGTGCACCTTTAACTGAAGATCATATTCAAATCGAGGTATCCTACCTCCCCTCTTCAAATTTAGCAGGGGATATGTACTATTGGTATAAAATTAACGATCACCGTTACGCGGTTATTTTACTCGATATGATGGGTCACGGTATACCAGCAGCGCTCGTTTGTATGTTTATCTCTTCTGTACTAAGGGAAGCTGTCAAACAGTTGGTGGAACCCGAGCTCGTTATTAAGGAACTAAATCGTTATATGACGCTTCTGCAAAATGCAAAGGAAGAAAATATTCATTACTTTACAGCTATTTACATAGTGATTGATACGGAACAAAAAACAATTGAATACGTTAACGCGGGCCATCCTGCTGGATACGCACTTGTTGATGAAACTACACTAGTTCCTTTAAACCAAGGAAGCTGTGCTGTCGGCTTTTTTGAAGAAATAAAGGTACAAAAACAAACAATACAATATCAAAAGGATGTTCAAATTGTTTTATATACAGATGGGGTTTTAGAGGCGATGGGACCATGCGAAATAGAATCTGAAAAACTTTTACAAAAACTAACCTCAAACAAATGGAATTATACACAATGTCTGATTGATAATTTACTACCTAAAGAAAAGCAAAAAAACCAACCGGACGATATGTGTGTATTAATGATTCAAGCACAAGCAATGTAA
- a CDS encoding CheR family methyltransferase, which translates to MDNQFQNFELKQQMNKHADMEIELLLEAIYRLSGFDFRQYNRSSISRRIYNRMRVSNIPTISRVQEKAIHEESFLEQLLNDFSINVTEMFRNPSFFKAFRKEVVPYLRQYPEIRIWHAGCATGEEVYSMAILLQEEGLIDRSVIYATDMNEHVLEKAKKGAFSIKKMQAYTTNYMLAGGNHAFSEYYKTDYQYAYFHPELLKNIIFAQHNLVTDQSFNEFHVIVCRNVLIYFSPALQSQVHHLFYDSLSRDGFLCLGDKETLRCDGIISKYKETVAIEKIYQKK; encoded by the coding sequence ATGGATAATCAATTCCAAAATTTTGAGCTAAAGCAACAAATGAATAAGCATGCGGATATGGAAATTGAGTTACTACTCGAAGCTATCTATCGTTTATCCGGTTTTGATTTTCGACAATATAATCGCTCATCTATTTCTCGTCGCATTTATAATCGGATGAGGGTGAGTAATATACCGACTATTTCCCGGGTACAAGAAAAAGCGATACATGAAGAAAGTTTTTTGGAACAGCTCTTGAATGATTTTTCTATCAATGTCACAGAAATGTTTCGTAATCCTAGCTTTTTTAAAGCGTTCCGTAAAGAAGTTGTGCCCTATTTAAGACAGTACCCAGAAATTCGTATATGGCATGCAGGATGTGCTACAGGCGAAGAGGTGTACTCAATGGCTATATTATTACAGGAAGAAGGACTAATAGATAGGTCTGTGATTTACGCTACGGATATGAATGAGCATGTGTTAGAAAAGGCAAAAAAGGGCGCCTTCTCAATAAAAAAAATGCAAGCATATACAACGAATTATATGCTTGCGGGGGGGAATCATGCTTTTTCGGAATACTATAAAACTGACTATCAATACGCCTATTTCCATCCGGAACTTTTAAAAAATATTATTTTTGCACAGCATAATTTAGTAACAGATCAATCCTTTAATGAATTTCATGTGATTGTCTGCCGCAATGTTTTAATTTATTTTTCTCCTGCTCTACAAAGCCAAGTACATCATTTATTTTACGATAGTCTAAGCCGAGATGGCTTTTTATGTTTAGGTGATAAAGAAACGCTACGTTGTGACGGGATCATTTCAAAATATAAAGAAACTGTTGCCATTGAAAAAATTTATCAAAAAAAATAG